A stretch of DNA from Microlunatus capsulatus:
GCTTGTAGAGCGAGGGGGTCTTCACGCCGAGGCGCCCGGCCAGCAGGGCCATGCTCAGCTGGTCGAACCCGACCTCGTCGACCAGGTCGGCGGCGGCCGCTGTGACCGAGGCGGGCGCGAGCCCGGCCCTAGGCACGGGTGAGCGTCCGGGTGAGGAAGGGCAGGGTCAGCGCGACGACCTGGTCGGGGGTCTGGGCGTGGGGGTAGTGGCCGGCGCCGTCGATCACGACGACCTCGCCGAGCCCGGTGGGCAGGTCGGCGACGATCTTGTCGCCCTCGGCCCGCGGGTCGGCCCAGTCGGGGTCGAGGCTGCCCTCGACCACCAGCACGGGGCAGGTGACGTGGGCTAGCTGGGCACCGGCGTCGGTCGGGGGGCTCCCGGCCATGGCCTTGAGGACCGCCATCCGCCCGGGCTCGCGCAGCTTCTCCTCGATCCGGCCCAGGGCGGCGGTCCAGTCGGACGGCTTGTCGGGGTAGGCCAGGTCGAGGTAGCGCGTCCAGGCGGACAGGCTGCCCAGCGCGAGGGTGAGGCCCAGCTGCACCGTGCCGGCGCGGTGCCGACGGACCCGCAGCAGGCCGCCGACCGAGACCGACTGCTTGCGGGTGAAGGGCGCCAGCTCGACGACGCCCGCGACCAGCTCGGGGGCGGTGGCGGCCGCGATGGTGGCCGCGCCCCCGCTGATCGACTGGCCGACGAGGACGGCCGGGCCGCCCAGGTGGCGGACGAGGGCGACCAGGTCACCGGCGATGGCGGTGCGGCTGTAGTCGTCCCAGCCGAGGCTGGAGTCGCCGCAGCCCCGGAGGTCGACGTTCGCGACCCGGTACCCGGCCGCCACCAGGGCGGGGACCATGAAGCGGTAGGCGTGGCGGCTGTCGCCCATCCCGTGCGCGAGGACGACCAGGGGGCCCTCGCCGCTCAGGTCGTAGGCGAGGGTGCCGCCGTCGAGGGTCAGGTTCTCGGTCATGGTGTCCTCCGGTTGGCTAATAACGTTAGCCCGGAACCTAGGGGCAGTAGCCGAACCTGTCAAGGGCCTCGTCGAGGGCCGCCGTCGGAGCGCACCCGGTCAGGCGTTCCCCTCCCTGTCGTCCTCAGGCGCGGTCGTGCAGCGCTACGTGGTAGCCGTCGGGGTCGGCGAAGGTGAAGGTCCGGCCGAAGGGCCCGTCGACGGGGGCAGAGACGACGGTGTGGCCGGCGGCGACCAGGCCGTCGTGGACCGACTGGACGTCGGTGGCGTGCAGCCAGAGCGCGACGCCGGTGCCGGGCCGGGCGGCGTCGAGGTCGGTGCCGGGGACGACCTCGCGCAGGGCGAAGGCGACGGGCCGGGTCTGGAAGGCGACCGCGTGCGGCGGCCCGGCCGGGGAGCGGACGAGGCCGAGGTGGCGCTCGTAGAAGGCCTGCGAGGCGGCGAGGTCGCGCGCCTGCAGGGAGATGAAGTCGGGTCCGGTGACGGGCACGGGTTGCTCCTCTGGTTGTGTCAGTTGTCTGACACGCACCACTGTATGTCAGGATGCTGACATGAGTCGACGTGGTGCCGGCATCCACCTGGAGACGTCGGTCGGCTACCTGCTCAAGGAGGCCTCGAGCGCGCTGCGGCTCGCGATGGAGGAGGCGCTGCGGCCGCTCGGCATGACGATCACGCACTACTCCTGCCTGGAGCTGCTGGGTCAGCGACCGGGGCTGTCGAGCTCGGAGCTGGCGCGGGGGGCGTTCGTGACCCGGCAGTCGATGAACGTGCTGCTGCGCACTCTGGAGGAGGAGGGGCACGTGACCCGGCCGGCGGAGGCGCCGGTGGGCAAGGTGCTCCCGACGCGGCTCACCCTGCGCGGCCGGCGGCTGCTGGCCCGGGCGACCGTCGCGGTCCGCGAGGTCGAGGTGCGGATGCTCGACGGGCTGACCGAGGAGGAGCAGGCCGACGCCGCGCGGCTGCTCCGCGGGATGGCCCGCTCCCTGTCCGCGGGTTGACGACGCCCCCGCCTCAGGGTGCGGGCAGCAGGTCGTCCGGCGTGCCGTCCGGCAGCGACCCGTCGGGCTCCAGGGTCAGCTAGGTCGTGACGTCGAGGCGGCGGAGGAACGCGTCGTCGTGGCTGACGACGAGCAGGCCGCCGCGGTAGGACGCCAGCGCCCCGACCAGCTGGTCCAGCGTCTGCAGGTCGAGGTCGCGGGTGGGTTCGTCGACGGGTGCGGGGGCCTCAGCGGCCGGGGCGTCGCCGCCCTCAGCCATCGAGCAACTGCCCGTCGGGCGCCAGGCAGCGGTGCACGGTCCGGGCGCTGACCAGCGGCTCGACCGCCTCGGTCGAGGTCGCGAGCCGGCCGCCGCGCTGTTCGCACGCGTGCGCCAGCCGGCCCTGGTGCAGCACGGGGACGACGAGGCCCAGCAGGACGGCGGCGAGCAGGGCGGCGGCGAGGAGCGCCGCGGTCCGGGCGCGCTGGCGTCGCGGGGTCCTGGTCGGGCCGTGCGGGGGAGCCATGCCACCACCTCTCTCCGTCGGCGTCGACGGTGACGCGTTGATCGTCGCAACCCGGCCTCGTGCCGGGTCCTCTTCCCGGGAGCGTCCCGTCAGGGGAGCATGTCGTCGCCGAGCACGCGGTCCAGCGCCGCCCGGCCGGCCGGGCCCCAGGCGGGCTTCCCGCCGGGCAGGCCGCGGTCCCCGTTCTGCCCCATGTGCAGGAGGAAGAGGCTCTTGAGCGCGGCCATCCCGCGGGCCCGCCGGACGGTCGCCGCGTCGGCGGCACCGTAGGCGGCGAAGAAGCGCGAGGCCGCCCCCGCCGGGAGCAGCACCCAGGCGGCGGCCAGGTCGACGGCCGGGTCGCCGGCTAACAGGTCGCCGAAGTCGAGGACCCCGGACAGCGTGCCGTCGGCGACGACGACGTTCGCCGGGTGCAGGTCCCCGTGCACCCACACCGGCGGACCCGCCCACCCGGGCGCCGCGGCGGCATCGTCCCACAGCGCCCGGAGGGCGTCGGCGAGGGGGGCGACCACGGCGGCGTCGAGGGCACGGAGAGCGTGCTCGACGCCGGTGGCGCCGTCGCGGGGGAGCAGGCCGCGGCCGCTCCGGTCGGCGGGCGCGTCGGCGGGAGCCGGGACGTGGAGGGCCCGGAGGAAGGCGGCGAGGGCGTCGGCCGCGTCCTCACCGCGGGTGATCGAGCCGCGGTCCAGCGGGGTGCCCGGCACCCAGGTCATGACGGTCCACAGCTTCGCGGAGCGCGCCGACGGGGCGCCGTCGCGCACCGGGACGGGGACCGGCAGCGGCAGGCGGGGCGCCAGCAGGGGCAGCCACCGCCGCTCCGCCAGCTGCGGGCCTGGGTCGGTGTCCATGCGCTGGATGCGTACGGCCAGGTCGTCCCCGAGCCGCCACATCTGGTTGCCCCAGCCGCCGTCGACCGGCCGGAGGGGCAGCCCGGCCAGATCGGGGTGCTGGTCTCGCAGCAGGGCGCGGACGAGGTCCGCGGTGACCTCCGTCGCGCTCATGCGGAGAGACGATACGGACGGGTCCGCGGACTTGTCGGGGGCGGGCGCCGCGCGGTGTCCGTGTCCTGGGGCAGCGCGCAGCGGGGCGACGGCCCGACTGTGCGCTCGGAGTCGCCGGCGGAGCAACACCTCGCCCCGCGCGAGTGCGCACGTCAACAGGTCTCGCAGCCCACTAGACCTGCGGACGCGCGCACTCGACGTCGACCCGGCCCGGCCCGGAGCTCGGCGAGTTCTGGTGGGGTCAGGTCGCGGGCTAGCCCTGGGGAGCGGTCTCCGGCAGCGCAGGACCTGGGCGGCGGCCACCGCGTCGGCCATGATGAGACGAACGGGTGGGGGAGGTGCGGCCGTGGACCGCGAGCACGACGACCGACCGGACCCGGACCGGCTGCCGGCCTCCGCCGCACACCCCGGGGCGGGCGAGCTGGTCACCGAGCGGTTCCCCTACGACGGCGGGCGTGAGGTCACGGTGCACGTCCCCTCCGGTCGCCCGGAACTTGTCGTGCACGCGGGCGACGGCGAGCTGGTCGCCCGCTGGGGCGGCCTGCTCGAGGCGGCCGGGCTGCCGCCCACGTTGGTCGTCGGCGCGCACCGCACCGCCGACCCGGACGAGCGGGCGCGCCTCCGCGAGTACTGCCCCGTGATCGACCCGGAGCGCTTCGCCGCGCACGAGGAGTTCCTGGTCGGCGACGTGCGCCGCTGGGTCCGGTCCCGCTTCGGCGTCGACCTGCCGCCGGCGCGCACCGCCGTCTGCGGGGTGTCGGCGGGCGGCGAGCTCGCCCTGGCCCTGGGGCTGCGGCACCCGGACGTCTACGGCACGGTCCTCTGCGCCTCGCCGGGCGGCGGCTACCTCCCGCCGGCGGTGCTGCCGCGGCCGCTCCCGCGCACCTACCTCGTCGCCGGGACCGAGGAGCCGTGGTTCCTCGAGAACGCCACCCGGTGGGCGGACGCCCTGCGCGGCGCGGGCGCCGAGGTTGTGCTGGCCGAGCGGTCCGGCGAGCACGGCGGACCCTTCTGGGCGGCCGAGTTCCCGCGGATGGTGGCGTGGGCGTTCGGAGCTTGCTGACCTCGCCCGCCGCTCGGCACAGTCCCCGCGCTCGTCCGTCCGGGGACGGCGGGCTCTGCTCCTCCACGGGTGCGGTGCTCACCTGCCCGCGAGGGTGCGGAGCGGCCACGGTGGTCTCCCTAGGATGTGGCCATGTCGTCGCCCGGTCCCGAGATCAACATGAAGGACGTGGCCGGCCGGGCCGGCGTCGCGATCTCCACCGTCTCCCGGGCGCTCAGCGGCGCTCCCGGGGTCTCGACCGCCACCCGGACCCGGATCGAGGCCGCGGCCGCCGAGCTCGGCTACGTCATCTCGCCGGCGGCCTCGAACCTGGCCGGCGGGGCGACGAAGCGGGTGGCCATCGTCGTGCCGCACCTCGCCCGGTGGATCTGCGCCGCCATGGTCGAGTCCCTGGAGGTGCGGCTGCGGGCGGCGGGCTTCGAGATCCTGATCTACCAGGTCGAGGACGCCGACGCCCGGCACCGGTTCTTCGCCCAGCTGCCGGCGCGGCGCAAGGTCGACGCGGTCGTCGTGGTGTGCCTGCCGGTGAGCGACGCCGAGCGGGCCCGGCTCGACCTGATGGGGGTGCAGGTGCTCGCCGCCGGGGGTCAGATGGTCGACTACCCGT
This window harbors:
- a CDS encoding alpha/beta hydrolase, translated to MDREHDDRPDPDRLPASAAHPGAGELVTERFPYDGGREVTVHVPSGRPELVVHAGDGELVARWGGLLEAAGLPPTLVVGAHRTADPDERARLREYCPVIDPERFAAHEEFLVGDVRRWVRSRFGVDLPPARTAVCGVSAGGELALALGLRHPDVYGTVLCASPGGGYLPPAVLPRPLPRTYLVAGTEEPWFLENATRWADALRGAGAEVVLAERSGEHGGPFWAAEFPRMVAWAFGAC
- a CDS encoding alpha/beta fold hydrolase → MTENLTLDGGTLAYDLSGEGPLVVLAHGMGDSRHAYRFMVPALVAAGYRVANVDLRGCGDSSLGWDDYSRTAIAGDLVALVRHLGGPAVLVGQSISGGAATIAAATAPELVAGVVELAPFTRKQSVSVGGLLRVRRHRAGTVQLGLTLALGSLSAWTRYLDLAYPDKPSDWTAALGRIEEKLREPGRMAVLKAMAGSPPTDAGAQLAHVTCPVLVVEGSLDPDWADPRAEGDKIVADLPTGLGEVVVIDGAGHYPHAQTPDQVVALTLPFLTRTLTRA
- a CDS encoding VOC family protein — protein: MPVTGPDFISLQARDLAASQAFYERHLGLVRSPAGPPHAVAFQTRPVAFALREVVPGTDLDAARPGTGVALWLHATDVQSVHDGLVAAGHTVVSAPVDGPFGRTFTFADPDGYHVALHDRA
- a CDS encoding MarR family winged helix-turn-helix transcriptional regulator, encoding MSRRGAGIHLETSVGYLLKEASSALRLAMEEALRPLGMTITHYSCLELLGQRPGLSSSELARGAFVTRQSMNVLLRTLEEEGHVTRPAEAPVGKVLPTRLTLRGRRLLARATVAVREVEVRMLDGLTEEEQADAARLLRGMARSLSAG
- a CDS encoding phosphotransferase; this encodes MSATEVTADLVRALLRDQHPDLAGLPLRPVDGGWGNQMWRLGDDLAVRIQRMDTDPGPQLAERRWLPLLAPRLPLPVPVPVRDGAPSARSAKLWTVMTWVPGTPLDRGSITRGEDAADALAAFLRALHVPAPADAPADRSGRGLLPRDGATGVEHALRALDAAVVAPLADALRALWDDAAAAPGWAGPPVWVHGDLHPANVVVADGTLSGVLDFGDLLAGDPAVDLAAAWVLLPAGAASRFFAAYGAADAATVRRARGMAALKSLFLLHMGQNGDRGLPGGKPAWGPAGRAALDRVLGDDMLP